AAACTTGACTGTTGTGTCGTCCAAACATACTGTCTGAGTCAGAAAGGCAGCTGCAGGGGCACAAAGCAGAGGGACCAGTGATGACTGGGCCTGTAGCCACTGAGCTACgcaaaatgtgctgctgtgaaaGTAACAACTTCAGACCAATGCTGGAGACGCACAGAGGAGGATTATCTGGTTGACTTAGTCCACATTTGGAAAATTGGGCCCCAGtaatgtcaaacacattttatactGAACATCCAAAATCTGGATGGTTGCAGAGGCGTTAAAGTACGGTGGGATTCACACAAGCACATTTGAACCTGTATTTACTCTGGGATGCTTTACTTACAGCAACGCTCTCAGTTTTAGGAGCGCCCTGTTCATATTCAGACAGGTACACACGTTCACACCTGGAAACTGCACAGTACAACTTCATTTTTGTCACCCTGGACATCGTACCGGTGACCTACAGGTCACAAACCTTTAGGCCGTCACTGTCTACTGACTGCATCTCTCCAGTCATGGATTTAGTCAGGCTCTCTTCATGATTTTCACTTTATTATGCATATTAACACACATTGATTCACTATTCATACTGGACAGAGAGCTTTGTTTGTGTCGACTCGTCCAGTCTGAGAATATTTACTTTAAGTGATCAAGCTGTCTGTGATCTATGATCAGCGCTGTCTAGGATTTCACAAGTCCACCAATGTCTTTGTTTGATCTAAGGGGAGTCTTAAAATAGCAAAGCAATGAAATGGATAGAGTCTGATATAACTATATGATATCCAGTCAGTATTACGCTTTGCCAAAGGGCAGTAAGTGTAATATTTTGTAATTAAGTTAATATGTTTGAGTTATTTAACCTCAAGGGAAGCTGCTGGACATACCAGGAACTAACGGCAGATGTTCAAGAGATCCCCTGATTATATCTACAGTTTTGTGTTCCCTTCAGCCATTTTCACACTCACAATTCTCCATCTTCAGTCATAAACCACAAACTCATCTCATCATTTCGCCGTCTTCTCAATATTGTGTGCCACTAAAATCTTTCTATCGTGATAAACTCATTTTATACCCATTTCCTCTGCTCTTAGTAATATTTCCTACACTCTGACACCACAAAGAGTGattttattgtcacattttgtAATCTTTTTACTGATGTAGATTTTCAGTGCTTATTCCAATGTGTGATCCATTACAAGTTTCTCTGTAACAAGAAGGCAGGTAAAAGTACTTCTGTAATATCAATCCTTGCATACAGTTGTGCAGGCCTGTTCAGAGAAACAAAGCCAGGACATGGTCTTGTGAGGACACATACCTCCGATTGTGCTCTCTTGGAATTCATGAAACTGTCCCTTGACGAAACGAAGTACGAGACTCGACTTTCCCACGGCTGACTCTCCTAAAAGCACGAGCTTGAATTGGCAGATCTTGTTGCCTGCATTTGGCCCATTGGGTCGTGTAGCTCCGCCTCTACTTGCCATGTCACACTGCCCGGTCTCTTCCTCTGGCCGCTGAtttactgtgaaaaaatgttgagaatacctgagcaggagagagaaaagaaagcagtgtcacataaaaaaatctaaatgtgtcAAACATCAATGTTGGGGTATCACTTTGGTTAAAACTGGCATTTACAGGTTAGCATTTATCAGAAACCCAAGTGTataatttgactttttgttgTCTGCAACTATGAACCAGGATTATGACAAGTAGACCACAAGTGTTTTGCCTGCCCAACTTCATTGACTTGCTCAGATCATGttcatttggtcattttccctTCAATTTTGCGCTTCTACCATGGCCATGAAGGCTTCGTAGTTAAACGGCTTCTTTTCGGAGTCTGCAGAggttgttttattctgaaaatttACTGGATTCTGTACaccgttcctgtgtctgacttcccTTCTGGCTCTATCTGCTCTGTGAAGGTTAATGCATCGTCTATCAAAAATAAACTTGGCATGTATTCTCTGCAGAGCGTAAATACGTTTCTGGGACGCTTCTGAAACGCAGATGCTATGCGCCCAGTGGAATTGCACTCATTGACTAGAATGGCAGAAATCAGCTCCATCATACGCGTTGTGGACAGAGCATGGAGGTTACGCGTCTGGTGGGAATTAAGGGTGAGACTAAAACACTGTGGCCATACACAGATCATAAAGACTGTACAAGCAAACCCTATTAACAGTTGGGTTTTTTGAGAAAGAATATGCACAGGACTCGATGGAGAAATACAGTCACTTAAGTTTGTACATTTAATAGGTTAAGTAGAAATGTCTTGTCTATATGTGCAGCTCATTAATGACCTACAGTACTTTTCCCAAATCATGTTTATGAGCAACTCTAAAAAGTTTCCAAATTAAATTTAATAAGGCTGCATACCTGACTAATTAATTAGTTAGTTGTTATATATGTATGCTGTTACGACTCTTCATGGTGTGATTTAGAACTAAAATACATTACACCATACTTCTTGTAATACTTTCTGACATAAAATGCGTATTTGTACTTTTGGACTACATGCTTTCAGAAACCATTGATTAAAAAGCCAAGTCAGCTGTTAGAAACTAAAATGCTACGCCTTATTTATTAAAAGGGGATATTCAGGAATTTCAGTGTTATTGCTTTATGCAGTTGttctaacatttttttttttcatacaaacagtccaaacctgGAGGCCAAAGTGTCACAGATGATAAATGACCATGGAGGGAAATTTACCGTAGTTCACTACATACCGAGTTAAGTTTCACTTCACCAGCCACAATCTCTTTCCTTTCCAAACAATAGTTGGTTGCTTGCCATAACTAGCTGAGGAAACTGTAGCTGACTGTAACAGGTATGGCAAAAACGTGCAAGGGTTTGGCAGATACTGTAATTACAATCAGTTTTCTGTCAGACAGAAAACCCCAACAACTAATGTCACTTAAAGAGCACCTGAACTCCTGCTTCTCTTGCCAAAGTTTCTCTCCTGAGCCAATTTAACGGCAAATTTCAACACATAACAAAAAGTTGATCAACTGGTATAGCTATGAAAATATGCAACGACAAACCTCTGGCAACTCCTGCCTGTAGCCTCAAGTTATGTGAGACAGACTGTCGAAACGGGGATTAGCATGACACGGGTCTGGGCACATAAGTGGGAAAATGTTTTTGGGTGAAGCTAACTTCCAGTTTCCTGTCTGCCAGTCTGGAGATTTTAAGGTGAACAACAACACCAACCACACTCTGTACACAACAACAGATTCTCTCTGCAACTTAGCCATTTCTCATTGCCACCgagcaaataaacacagagcatCAGTCCAAAAATAATTGCTGTCAGCTTCGTCGAAATCGCGTTACGACACACAGTTAACCACAAATAACCTCTTATGTTGTTGTTGACTGCCTCGAATTAGCAGAGTAACGACTGCTAGCATTAGCAACATAGCTAACTTACATAGGCAAGTTCAAAATGTTTAGCCCAAATCCGATCTCTACCAGTAAGAAAGCATATATAGCCTGTGTAACGTTACTTTCAATTTGGATAGCATCTTATACACCAAGCGTATACACACTAGATCTGACATTTACCGCTATATAACTAACGTATGAGAGTACCAAGACACAGATGATGCAGTTTTGGGTGTGTACAGCTAGTGACAGCTAGCTAACCTTAGCTGCATGACGTTAATTTAGTGAACTGCCTTATCAATCAGTGGAGTAAACAGAGTCACAGATGTTTGTTATATCATACGTGGGTTTATGTTAATGTGTTAATGGTCTAAACGGGACGACTGATCTGGATTCACCTGCCGAACGACGTTATCGTACTATGTAAACTAGCTTGGCCCTTCCAGTGTCggctagctagcgttagctagcCACATAATAGACACTGGGACGGCTAACACAGTAAGCGAACGTTGTTTAGCTGTGGCCGCATCGGGAGGAGCCCTCCGGATAGCCATTAGCTAGCGAGCTATCGCTAATATTAGCTACTCACCcagcagaaagaggaagctAGTTATAGTGAATGGTGTCTCCAGGACAATATTTGTGGCACTTCACAGTGTGTCGCGTCCCCAGCCAGCAACTATAACGCTAGATTTCATAAGGCTCCGCGATGTCCCTCTCCCACTTCTTTCAACTTCCCTTTTCGCATTGTACGAACGATGATGACAGATCGTATGACTGGAATTGACAATCCGCCTACGTATTGGTGCTTCGGACCAATCATATGTTAGGATTTATTCCTAATTTACTGATACATGCCTTTCCAAAGAAGTACAAAGCAGCAATTAAAGAACATCAAGCGAGGATACTGGACGGAAAAGAGGGAATTCGTTTGAACAACTATAGTTGGATATTAAGAAAACAAAACGATTATTTGACAACTTTATGATCACCGTTATCAGTTCACATAACTCAGCCatacaaatgtcacatttgcGTGACCATTAGCTAGCATAATTTTACATTCCCCTGGAGAGTATTTTAGCCTGTACATAAACAGTATTCTGAATTGAAGTGATGTGTTGCTAGGCAACGAAACTCAAACAGGTGCACGAGCAGCATCTGACGGAAGACTAACGTGCAGCTAGCTAGAAAGTTGTTAAAAAGTTTCCACACGTAGAGAAGACGAACGCTAGAGACAAAACATACAGAGCAAGAAACCTGAGCTGCCTTTGTAGCTGCTACACGTGGATTGAAGATGAATATGACCGACGGACATACTTCTTACCAACCGACATGTACTGATGGAACAAGTCCCAACGTACCGGCGGTAATTCAACTTTAATATAGCTAGCTAACGTTGCGTTAGCTTACTCCTGCTGTACTGAGTCTAAAGCTGTGGAGCCTTTTAGCTAAATAAACTTTTGTCTTTGGTGGGTACTACGGACCCCCCTTGCACCCTTAGGACAGTATTTTATTAATTCGTACTCTCCTAAGGGTCTAGGGGTCGCCGTAGAATACTGTAATCTGggtaatgtatttttttaacattaggCTGGGAAACTAATACCTGTGGGAGACAAGGCCAAGACCTGCTTACAAGAAGTGGCAAGGGTAAGTTCAGTTTTTATATGTGTGAGCATTTTGACAGTGGGATGAAGTTAGGTGCTTAGTGTTGCATCTGTATCTATGGAGAACATTCCTATATCAGTCCATCTCTGGGTGCTTTGGCACAACTGAAAGAGTGAATATAATTTGAGGCACCTTTGAAAAGGTGcatgttttctccctctgcgATATGCCATTATCAGCATTTTTACTTTTCAGCCCCCCACCCCACCGGTGGTAAGGAAATTCCGCAGCAGCATCCAACCAGAGCCAGGAGCTATCAGAGTGCACCAAGGGAAGGCAAATGATCAAGATGTTGCCAGCACTCTTGTTCATGGCATCAGCACCAAATCTTCCCACAATGTGAGTACAACTTGTGGGTTAAATAGGCAATAAGGAGTTTAAGGAGGTTTTTATTACCCCAGAGTTTtaacaataaataatttattaccCTGCCTGGTGATGATGTTTATGTCAGTGGCAGTTTTACTGTAGTTCACCATCTAGTGCAAATTAACAGTGTGTTAGTTTATGGCACAAGCTAACTTTGCATAAACAGTTTTAAGCAGAATGTGGATATGAGTCCTTCATTTTATGTGGTTCCAACAGGCGGGACACTTGCTAAATCCTCCCCAGAAGACCTTGTTCCAACAGAAGTTACAGGAGCTCAGTGAGACCGTGTACACCAGGAATCAAAAAGCACCGTTGGGCAGGTCCCATGATCAGCACGCTGGACTTCCCACCTGGTATAACGACCAAACTACATTTGGTGTTAAACCAATTCGAGGTATGTGTATCATCAAATAATGTCATGGCTGAAGCAATTtttgaataaagaaaagaaaataggcTTTAGTCTGGTAAGACACAACTTTTATAATCCGAACATGCAAATATTTATCTACTCTTATAAAAGAAAGTCAACCCTGTACTTAAAGCTCCTCAGAAtgcttagattttttttaaaccttgtgttttatgtttctcAATAATTATCATAAGTGTAGGAatcattttattgaaatgatGAACCTCCTCTCTTTTGAATGTCTCATGTTCGTTTTTGTCCAGGCTTGAATGTGCGTGACATTATTAACCcttcaaaaacagcagaggaggtggagagggaagCCCAGGAGGGACACAAGGCTTACATTCGCAGCCACAACGCCTATTATGTTGGTAAGAGGAATGGAAAAATGCATAATATGCATAAAGCCTCTACTGTGTCTACCAACATTCTATCAGTGTGTCCATCAATCTTATTGAGTATTTTGAAATGCAATGACTGCCTTTCACCACAATGAAATCATCTTGCACTACTCCTCCAGGTGAGCGGATTGACAGGAAGTACAACTGCAGTCACTACAGTAAAGATGGCAGGTTTGGGATCATCACACCTCATTTCAGTGATGGCCGTAATGTTGGCAAAACTCTCCACTGGCTGGGGGAAACACAGAAGTAAGTCCTGCCACAAGTgtccatccatcatctatacaccgctgaatcctttgcagggtcacgggggggctggagcctatcccagccgtctctcgggctacatatacagacatacagacaaacaaccacgcacaccgctcattcacacctacggacaatttagagttatcaattaacctcagcatgtttttggactgtgggaggaagccggagaagccggtgaaaacccacgctgcacagggagaacatgcaaactccacacaccGGCCACAAGTGTTTTGTTGTCAATTTTCATAACACTACATATTATTTTGCCATAGGTTTTACAATCCAAAGACGGTTTGGAAGAGATCTGGGAACAGGGAGAAGATGGCCCTACAACTTGGAATGATGAACAGCGTGTAAGTTTCTGTCACACATCCAGATGACCACATCTGTGATTTCTGTAGATGCTTTACTGACTCATGTTTAGCTTCACTCTCTCATTAATCTCATCTTTTCAGGAAAGGAAACACCTTGATTCCACCAGACCACACCGCTGGAACTTTCTTGCCACCGGGTGAATTTGGTAAATTTTGTGTGCCACGTGTCAAGGCTGAGTCGCAGTGGCCCCGGGTTTGAATCCAGCCCAGGctctttgctgcatgtcatcccctctctctccccctgccttTCCTGTGTCTCTCTACtgtcaaataaagcagaaatgccgAAGCAAAAAATAATTATATACATATTAGGTAGAAATACACATACTGGAACTATTGTAAGTCTTCAGACATTTTGGCCTGCTTCCTGCACAGGTGTTGGAGATATAATCAACCTTAACGTGGGCATGCTTTTCTAGAACTGCTCTgcttcacattttaatgcatttatttccaCTGAAGTCTCAGGTACCGAATTGCAAATGCAGTTGAGTGATTTATCTTTTATGGTTTCTCAGACTACAACAACACTAAGAACAGATTTCAAGTCATGAGAGTTAACGTGACTCAGTTAAGATTTTAGGGTGATGTAGAGGTTACGTGCGGAGGTTCGTTTCCTGgataattttcttttcatcGTCTCTGCTGCAGAATGTCCAGCATGGCTCCAGCTGACATAGAGAAGAAACCATCGTCAGAATCAGCACAGCTTCCTGCCTCTCAGGCCTCGGTTAAACCTGAGGACCCGGAGCCTGTTGAGCCAGGCAGCTCATTGAAGACCCTCAGGACCTTGAGGCGAGTCCCAGACCACTTCATGACGTCCTCCTCCCTCATTGGGGCTGCCAGTGAAGGTCCATCTACATCATGTACGTCAAAAATAGAGATTTGTGGTGACTACTTCCTTCCGGGTCTGAAACTGGTCAAGGGTGAAATAACCAAAAACAGCAATATGCAGACACTCTCTCTTACATGCAGATTTCTTCCTCATGACACAAGCACTACATGTTTGATATCACACTGTGGGAGACATAAAATGACTGatatgcattattttttatcatttatacTCCATTCACTCTCATCTCCTATAAATCCTTACTTATAATGTGATCTCTTTACATAGGCGCCCACACCTGCGGCATCCCATCGGTGCGCACTGACCTTCCAGCTCCACGCATAAGGAGAGTCCATGACAAGACAAATTACGGTGATATATCCACGGTTAGAGATCTTCTATATCCATCAGTTCATGCCCTTCTGGGTGTCTATGACGAACACCTCCTCTGCCCTCGCAGCAAGAATGAGGTATGCAAATAACAACTGAGAGCAAATACTCACATTAAAAGGGATGGACCCTGTGATGGACACTGTGTGCAATTGCTATTCAGGGGACATGACATTATTTTGTTCCATTACATACATCACATTCATTTGGCAGACACTTTTATCCAATGCAACTTACAATAGAGTCTGTGCATCTTAATTGTCAACTCTGTCTGACATTAGAAAGTTAGAACCCCTTGTTTTCCCATATGGTTTCAAAATATCCTGTttattaaaagcattaaaattcTGTATAAGATGCAAGACATGAAACATCATAGCAGGCGTGATGTTCAAGGTTGAATGCACGGTTGGGTGCTGAAGAAAAGCTTAATATAGCAGACAgtctttcctgttttgtgctttattaCATATTCAAATATTCCTCTGAGCTTAACTTCACTGAATTTTCAACTAATACTGGAgagtgtgtattttgtgtgacGATGTTTTGTTAAGCTGGATGAGCCCTGCAGAATCATTACTCCATTCTCTGTGATCTCTGTCTGCTGAACTCTTTCATTCTGTTCAATTTGTTGattatcttttgttttctttaaactttTGTTAAGGAAAAGTTGATTGAGCTTCACCACCTTCACCAGTCTGTTTCATAATCAGTTCTTTTTTCAGACTGGTCATCAAAgtctgccactgctgcagcGTGGCCTCAGCGCAGTTacataaaagataaaacataCTTAAATCTCACAGCTCTAACTTGTGCTTTAGTGAAATAGGTTTTTGATATTGACACTCTTCACCCTCGTCTTCACAGATTGCAGAGATCTTCAGGAATGTGGGTGTGAGTATTTCTGAGGCGACGTTCGAGGAGGCCTGGACTCTGGCGTCCATGAAGCATCCAGCAGGGGAAGTTTGTGTCGAGGATTTCAGAAACGTACTCAAGGAAATAAAAGCAATGTAGCGCTCAAGACGTTCTTCCCGGCACAGTGTTTCCTTATCacagtctgtttctgtgtgaacaATATCTCCGCTGTCTGGTGAAAGCTTTGAGGATGTTTAAGTTTGATTGGAGTGAATTTTTGACATAATGAAGAAAGGATTTTATTTCAAGCCACGTAGCAGTAAACAATAATCTGAAGTATGCGGTAGATGTGCTGTTACAGATTTTTCACTAGACAACCATTATGCAAAAAAATTGAGGTTTGCTTTCTTGGAAATGATGCATTCCTGCATTAACGTGGGAACTCCCAAGAAACAACACGTTaaattttaatctctttttgtGCCTGTCGAGTCTGTTTGAGCTGGTAGGTGACCTAACGAAATACAGAGAGCATCCTCTCCacgagatttttttttgtgctgtcgCATATTCAATTACTGTTCTGCTTTTCTATTCAACCGATGTAACCTTTAATTTCACACGGTTACTTCATCATGATGGTGGTTATGAATCTgctgaaacattaaatacagaaagggaacacagaaaaatgaatcCCTTTTTGAATGGCTAATATGATACTAATGTGTATCATTATATGAGCCTCTTTCTGAGCATCCTCTTGACCTATTTTTTAGATTGAGGTCTTTTGGATTGTTGCTGTTCCTGTTATTTCATGAACTCACGGGAAACTGCTTGATAGTTCCTGATAGTGCATCCAACCATAAGAGGGATATGTGAAGAGACAGGCTGTACCTGCTTAACAATTTAATATGTGGACTGAACTGCTCCTTCAAGCTGTATCTCCATTATTGtgaacagcaacaaacaacttATTTAATGCAGTGTTACATGCAGTGCTTGAAGCAGCCATGAATGCATCATGGAGCAGACTTTAAACCAATGCATGAACTTTGTCTTCACTGTTCTTAGAATACCTCTGCAAGGATGTACCTGTGTGATTTCTTCTTAGATATGCAGTAAACCAGCCCTCTTCTGATACTGACCGGGTTCATATTTTCGTCCCCAGCAGGGGGCACATCAGCATGCAGGGgaatgacagaaacacatgcattGATAGTCCAAAGCACTGTGTTTCTCATTATTGTT
Above is a window of Chelmon rostratus isolate fCheRos1 chromosome 8, fCheRos1.pri, whole genome shotgun sequence DNA encoding:
- the efhb gene encoding EF-hand domain-containing family member B; translated protein: MTDGHTSYQPTCTDGTSPNVPAAGKLIPVGDKAKTCLQEVARPPTPPVVRKFRSSIQPEPGAIRVHQGKANDQDVASTLVHGISTKSSHNAGHLLNPPQKTLFQQKLQELSETVYTRNQKAPLGRSHDQHAGLPTWYNDQTTFGVKPIRGLNVRDIINPSKTAEEVEREAQEGHKAYIRSHNAYYVGERIDRKYNCSHYSKDGRFGIITPHFSDGRNVGKTLHWLGETQKFYNPKTVWKRSGNREKMALQLGMMNSVKGNTLIPPDHTAGTFLPPGEFGKFCVPRVKAESQMSSMAPADIEKKPSSESAQLPASQASVKPEDPEPVEPGSSLKTLRTLRRVPDHFMTSSSLIGAASEGPSTSCAHTCGIPSVRTDLPAPRIRRVHDKTNYGDISTVRDLLYPSVHALLGVYDEHLLCPRSKNEIAEIFRNVGVSISEATFEEAWTLASMKHPAGEVCVEDFRNVLKEIKAM